A window of Acinetobacter sp. TR3 contains these coding sequences:
- the cysW gene encoding sulfate ABC transporter permease subunit CysW: MSLNNNSNALAVKLQSRDSTREPTWVRYTLISIALIFFLSCLILPLILVFVEAFKQGLSVYINALTDSDTLSAVKLTLLTAAIAVPINVIFGVAAAWAVAKFQFRGKAILTTIIDMPFSVSPVIAGLMLVLIFGSQGWVGGWLMDHDVKILYAVPAIVLATIFITVPFVARELIPLMEAQGTEEEEAAIVLGASGWQTFWKVTLPNIKWGLIYGVILCNARAMGEFGAVSVVSGHIRGETNTLPLHVEILYNEYTFSAAFAVSSLLAFLAIITLILKTWLEIRQDQANEHQPNH; encoded by the coding sequence ATGAGTTTAAATAACAATAGCAATGCTTTAGCCGTGAAGTTGCAGTCTCGCGATTCAACCCGTGAACCAACATGGGTCCGTTATACCTTAATTAGCATTGCACTGATTTTCTTCCTAAGTTGCTTGATACTGCCACTCATTTTGGTTTTTGTTGAAGCATTTAAACAAGGTCTTTCAGTTTACATCAATGCCTTAACTGATTCTGACACCCTGTCGGCAGTCAAACTAACCTTATTGACAGCAGCGATTGCTGTGCCGATTAATGTGATTTTTGGTGTAGCGGCTGCTTGGGCTGTGGCTAAATTTCAATTCCGTGGTAAAGCCATCTTAACCACCATTATTGACATGCCATTCTCAGTCTCCCCTGTAATTGCAGGTTTAATGTTGGTTCTGATTTTTGGTTCACAAGGTTGGGTTGGCGGTTGGTTAATGGATCACGATGTTAAAATCCTGTATGCCGTACCTGCCATTGTCTTAGCCACTATTTTTATTACGGTTCCTTTTGTTGCTCGTGAATTAATTCCACTCATGGAAGCACAAGGGACCGAAGAAGAAGAAGCTGCGATTGTACTCGGTGCTTCAGGTTGGCAAACCTTTTGGAAAGTGACCCTACCAAATATTAAATGGGGTTTGATTTACGGCGTCATTCTATGTAATGCCCGTGCAATGGGTGAGTTTGGTGCGGTGTCTGTGGTTTCAGGACACATCCGTGGTGAAACCAATACCCTGCCGTTACACGTCGAGATTCTTTATAACGAATATACCTTTAGTGCTGCATTTGCTGTGTCTTCGTTACTGGCATTTTTAGCGATCATTACTTTGATCTTGAAAACTTGGTTAGAAATACGCCAAGACCAAGCAAATGAACATCAACCGAATCACTAA
- the queC gene encoding 7-cyano-7-deazaguanine synthase QueC, with protein sequence MRSRAIVLLSGGLDSTTCLAWAQANYDCIALSFMYGQRSTTELDAAKALAQRAGVEHRVINIDLGNLGGSALTDHNIDVPEQLQEGIPVTYVPARNTIFLSYALAAAEVFDAQAIVIGVNAVDYSGYPDCRPEFIDAFANLARLATKAGVEGKPLKIETPLLHLSKANIIRLGIEHGVDYSQTVSCYQADAQGRACGKCDSCRLRQQGFIEAGITDPTRYTE encoded by the coding sequence ATGCGTTCTCGTGCCATCGTATTATTGTCTGGCGGCTTAGACTCAACAACGTGTCTTGCTTGGGCACAAGCAAATTATGATTGTATTGCATTAAGCTTTATGTATGGGCAACGCTCAACGACCGAACTTGATGCAGCCAAAGCACTTGCACAACGTGCAGGTGTAGAACATCGTGTGATTAATATTGATTTAGGCAATTTAGGCGGCTCTGCGCTTACAGATCATAACATTGATGTACCTGAACAATTACAAGAAGGGATTCCTGTAACTTATGTTCCAGCGCGTAACACCATTTTCCTTTCATATGCCCTTGCAGCAGCAGAAGTTTTTGACGCTCAAGCCATTGTGATTGGTGTCAATGCTGTTGATTATTCAGGATATCCAGATTGTCGCCCAGAATTTATTGACGCTTTTGCCAATCTTGCACGTTTGGCAACAAAGGCAGGTGTGGAAGGAAAACCCCTTAAAATTGAAACACCTTTGTTACATTTATCCAAAGCGAATATTATACGCTTAGGTATCGAACATGGCGTAGACTATAGCCAAACAGTATCCTGCTATCAGGCAGATGCTCAAGGACGTGCCTGTGGCAAATGCGACAGTTGCCGTTTACGCCAACAAGGTTTCATCGAAGCAGGTATTACGGACCCTACACGTTATACTGAATAA
- a CDS encoding diphthine--ammonia ligase — MQDQWKTNTHQRQCIVSFSGGKDSSLALYHTMQTGKATGLIVMLEEQGQRSRSHAMPLDIIQAQADAIGLPVFMTSSSWADYESKFIELLQQAKQQGAEVLVTGDLDMPKYGCWHDRVTQHVGLKLGMPLWLRPHREVVEEFIRLGFRSIVVTVNLKLGMKVEDLGKILTLDYIQELENRGIDPCGEGGEFHTTVIDGPIFNKAIPVRHRDIVYHEEYAFLPLELDQL, encoded by the coding sequence ATGCAGGATCAATGGAAGACCAATACCCATCAACGACAATGTATTGTTTCATTTAGTGGGGGGAAAGACAGTTCACTTGCCCTGTACCATACCATGCAAACAGGCAAAGCGACTGGATTGATTGTCATGCTAGAAGAACAAGGTCAACGCTCTCGTTCACACGCGATGCCACTCGATATTATTCAAGCACAAGCAGATGCGATTGGTTTACCTGTATTTATGACTTCTTCAAGTTGGGCTGATTACGAAAGTAAATTTATTGAGCTTTTACAACAAGCTAAACAACAAGGTGCAGAAGTACTGGTCACAGGCGATCTAGATATGCCTAAATATGGTTGTTGGCATGATCGTGTAACTCAACACGTTGGGCTTAAATTGGGTATGCCCCTTTGGTTACGTCCTCACCGTGAAGTAGTTGAGGAGTTTATTCGCTTAGGATTTCGCAGTATCGTCGTGACCGTTAATCTTAAACTAGGCATGAAAGTAGAAGATCTGGGTAAAATTCTCACTCTCGACTATATTCAAGAATTAGAAAATCGCGGGATAGACCCATGTGGAGAAGGTGGTGAATTTCATACTACTGTTATAGATGGGCCAATTTTTAACAAAGCAATTCCTGTAAGACACAGAGATATTGTTTATCATGAAGAATATGCTTTTTTACCACTTGAACTAGACCAACTTTAG
- the carO gene encoding ornithine uptake porin CarO has product MKALRVVLAASVLTVIAGSTFAADEQVVKESVYAFPSYLNPVSVRAEVGTTGYGGAISYRVNPYVGLSLGYNGGDISWSDDVKIDGTKYDLDMENNNTYLNAELYPWGASQNAFARSLYVAAGVGYLDNDYDLQKRTSSGRTLTIDNNDYEVVNAGQEGGVRGKMSYKNNIAPYVGLGLNAPVYKNIGLFGEVGAYYTGNPDVKLDAYNLKGVTGAKPIDQAVADEQDKIANKSKYEWMPVAKVGVSFKF; this is encoded by the coding sequence ATGAAAGCTTTGCGTGTTGTGTTAGCAGCGAGTGTTTTAACAGTAATTGCAGGTTCTACATTTGCAGCTGATGAGCAAGTTGTGAAGGAATCGGTTTATGCATTCCCTTCTTATTTAAATCCAGTTTCAGTTCGTGCTGAGGTCGGTACAACAGGTTACGGTGGTGCAATTTCTTACCGTGTTAATCCTTATGTAGGTTTAAGTCTTGGTTATAATGGTGGTGATATTTCATGGTCTGATGATGTCAAAATTGATGGCACCAAATATGATCTTGATATGGAGAATAACAACACATATTTAAATGCTGAACTTTATCCATGGGGTGCGAGTCAAAATGCGTTCGCTCGTTCGCTTTATGTAGCAGCAGGTGTGGGGTATCTTGATAATGATTATGATCTTCAGAAACGTACATCATCAGGTCGTACTTTAACAATTGACAACAATGATTATGAAGTTGTTAATGCTGGGCAAGAGGGTGGTGTACGTGGCAAAATGTCATATAAAAATAACATCGCGCCTTATGTCGGTTTAGGTTTGAATGCACCAGTGTATAAAAATATTGGTTTGTTTGGTGAGGTTGGTGCCTACTACACAGGTAACCCTGATGTAAAACTTGATGCTTACAACTTAAAAGGTGTTACTGGAGCTAAGCCGATTGATCAGGCGGTTGCTGATGAGCAAGACAAAATTGCTAACAAAAGTAAATATGAGTGGATGCCAGTGGCTAAAGTGGGTGTGAGCTTTAAGTTCTAA
- the queE gene encoding 7-carboxy-7-deazaguanine synthase QueE, translating to MASLRSSAIPVSDPAAGLRITEIFYSLQGEANTFGLPTVFIRLTGCPLRCSYCDTTYSFEGGERLSLEQIIETASQHKTPYICVTGGEPLAQPNCLILLQRLCDLGFEVSLETSGALDVSKVDPRVSKVLDLKTPTSKEDHRNLYSNLDHLTPHDQIKFVICNRADYEWSKQQLEQFQLQDKVSTVWFSPAFAIEKGAVGLPALARDLAQWILDDHLPVRFQLQLHKLLWNDESGR from the coding sequence ATGGCTTCCTTACGCTCTTCTGCAATTCCTGTGTCTGATCCTGCGGCTGGTTTACGTATTACCGAGATCTTCTATTCTTTGCAAGGCGAAGCGAATACTTTTGGTTTACCGACCGTTTTTATTCGTTTAACGGGTTGTCCTTTACGTTGTAGTTATTGTGATACGACTTATTCATTTGAAGGTGGCGAACGTTTATCCCTTGAACAGATTATCGAAACAGCAAGCCAGCATAAAACACCTTATATCTGTGTGACAGGTGGCGAACCGCTTGCACAACCAAACTGTCTGATTTTATTACAACGTCTTTGTGATCTTGGATTTGAAGTTTCACTTGAAACCAGTGGTGCTTTAGATGTATCGAAAGTTGACCCTCGTGTTTCCAAAGTGTTGGATTTAAAAACACCAACGTCAAAAGAAGACCATCGTAATTTATATAGTAATCTTGACCATCTCACCCCACATGACCAGATTAAATTTGTGATTTGTAATCGTGCTGACTATGAGTGGTCAAAACAGCAACTTGAACAATTTCAGTTGCAAGATAAAGTAAGTACGGTATGGTTCTCACCAGCCTTTGCTATCGAAAAAGGTGCTGTCGGATTGCCTGCTTTGGCTCGCGATTTAGCACAGTGGATTTTAGATGACCATCTCCCTGTTCGCTTTCAATTACAGTTGCATAAACTGTTATGGAATGATGAATCTGGTCGTTAA
- a CDS encoding peroxiredoxin, with product MSENIELPNHTFPTTQGEVNLAELTNEWLVLYFYPKDSTPGCTTQAIGFSCLKDQFEGLHCQIFGVSRDSVKAHQNFTEKQALTIDLISDKEEVLCKHFDVIKEKNMYGKQVMGIERSTFIFHNKQLVKSYRKVKAAGHAEQVLEDLKALQGTS from the coding sequence ATGTCTGAGAATATTGAATTACCGAATCATACTTTTCCAACAACACAAGGTGAAGTGAATCTAGCTGAACTCACCAATGAATGGTTAGTACTCTATTTTTACCCAAAAGATTCAACACCAGGCTGTACGACTCAAGCGATCGGCTTTTCATGCTTAAAAGATCAATTTGAAGGATTACATTGTCAAATTTTTGGAGTGTCTAGAGATTCTGTCAAAGCACATCAAAATTTTACTGAAAAACAAGCACTCACAATTGATTTAATTAGTGATAAAGAAGAAGTGTTATGCAAACATTTTGATGTGATTAAAGAAAAAAATATGTATGGCAAACAAGTGATGGGCATCGAACGTTCAACTTTTATTTTTCACAACAAACAGTTAGTGAAAAGCTATCGAAAAGTCAAAGCTGCTGGGCATGCTGAACAAGTATTGGAAGATCTAAAAGCATTGCAAGGTACTTCATAA
- a CDS encoding nuclear transport factor 2 family protein codes for MQNNSITEIQQQLEKYFDGLYFCDVDKLKNVFHSDATYINITDEPMLKLDMDAYFFIVEKRISPASQNQLRQDKVIAINLIHDQLAMVHVECVIEPKYFYDALTWVQKQGEWKIISKVFYYQLLAN; via the coding sequence ATGCAAAATAATTCGATAACTGAGATTCAACAGCAACTCGAAAAGTACTTTGATGGTCTGTACTTTTGTGATGTAGATAAATTGAAGAATGTATTTCATTCCGATGCTACTTATATCAATATAACGGATGAGCCTATGCTTAAGTTAGATATGGATGCTTATTTCTTTATTGTGGAAAAGCGTATTTCACCCGCATCTCAAAACCAATTAAGACAAGATAAGGTTATTGCGATCAATTTGATTCATGATCAGTTAGCGATGGTACATGTTGAATGTGTGATTGAACCTAAATATTTTTATGATGCACTAACATGGGTACAAAAGCAGGGTGAGTGGAAAATTATTTCTAAAGTCTTTTATTATCAACTTTTAGCGAACTAA
- a CDS encoding CAP domain-containing protein has product MNYRSLVYLFPLFFILSGCNANAPQTAMTEENLVSVPQIQIETTEIHCQDLQNPAYQQVIIHAINEIRQHPRQCGQQHFAAAAPLRWNQHLYQSAFAHAEDMASHNMLGHISSTGLDLKARLKQSEFKGRGGGENVARGQKNLNEVMSVWLTSPVHCSNLMHPKFTDYAIACTSDQSTKQKSYWTQQFGVR; this is encoded by the coding sequence ATGAATTATCGCAGCCTAGTTTATTTGTTTCCTTTATTTTTTATACTCTCAGGTTGTAATGCTAATGCGCCACAAACCGCAATGACTGAAGAAAACTTAGTCTCTGTACCACAAATTCAAATCGAAACAACAGAAATCCATTGCCAAGATTTACAAAACCCTGCCTATCAGCAAGTGATTATCCATGCCATCAATGAAATTCGTCAGCATCCACGCCAATGTGGTCAGCAACATTTCGCTGCTGCTGCACCCTTAAGATGGAATCAGCACTTATATCAAAGTGCTTTTGCTCATGCCGAAGATATGGCAAGTCACAACATGCTTGGACATATCAGCAGCACTGGATTAGATTTAAAAGCACGTCTAAAACAATCTGAATTTAAAGGTCGAGGTGGCGGTGAAAATGTTGCAAGAGGACAAAAAAATTTAAATGAAGTGATGTCAGTATGGCTTACGAGCCCAGTACATTGTAGTAATCTAATGCATCCTAAATTTACAGACTACGCTATTGCCTGTACATCTGACCAATCCACCAAACAAAAGAGCTACTGGACGCAACAATTTGGTGTTCGCTAG
- a CDS encoding CysB family HTH-type transcriptional regulator: protein MNFQQLRIIRETVRQNFNLTEASAALYTSQSGVSKHIKDLEDELGVQLFVRKGKRLLGLTEPGQSLLSIVERMLVDADNIKRLADDFNKVDEGTLTIATTHTQARYVLPPIVNQFKKLFPKVHLVLQQASPVEIAEMLLQGEADIGIATESLTTEENLASVPYYEWHHSIITPKDHPLTKLDKISLDVLAEYPLITYHGGFTGRSKIDKAFEDAHLHADIVMSALDADVIKTYVELNMGVGIVNDVAYDNDKDYRLEQLKTDVFGVNTTWIAVRKGHLLRGYGYEFISLCSPKTNIKELKKVAYPEE from the coding sequence ATGAACTTTCAACAACTCAGAATTATTCGAGAAACTGTTCGCCAAAACTTTAATTTAACTGAAGCTTCTGCGGCACTTTATACCTCCCAATCTGGTGTCAGTAAGCACATTAAAGATTTAGAAGATGAATTGGGTGTACAGCTCTTTGTACGCAAAGGTAAACGTTTACTTGGTTTGACTGAACCCGGTCAATCCTTATTAAGTATTGTGGAACGTATGTTGGTCGATGCTGACAATATTAAACGTCTAGCTGATGACTTTAATAAAGTTGATGAAGGTACATTAACGATTGCAACCACGCATACCCAAGCACGGTATGTTCTTCCACCGATTGTGAATCAATTTAAAAAATTATTTCCAAAAGTACATTTGGTTTTACAACAAGCGAGTCCTGTTGAAATCGCAGAAATGCTACTCCAAGGTGAAGCAGATATTGGTATCGCAACTGAATCTTTGACAACGGAAGAGAACTTAGCAAGCGTACCTTATTATGAATGGCACCATAGTATCATTACACCGAAAGACCACCCTTTGACTAAGTTAGATAAAATTAGTTTAGATGTATTAGCCGAATATCCATTAATCACATATCACGGTGGTTTTACAGGACGTTCAAAAATTGATAAAGCCTTTGAAGATGCACATTTACATGCAGACATCGTAATGTCTGCCCTCGATGCCGATGTGATTAAAACCTATGTTGAATTGAATATGGGGGTCGGTATTGTCAATGATGTCGCCTATGACAATGATAAAGACTACCGTTTAGAACAATTAAAAACTGATGTTTTTGGAGTGAATACAACATGGATTGCTGTGCGTAAAGGACATCTTTTACGTGGCTATGGTTATGAGTTTATTTCTTTATGTTCGCCAAAAACAAACATAAAAGAACTTAAAAAAGTGGCTTATCCAGAAGAATAA
- the dapD gene encoding 2,3,4,5-tetrahydropyridine-2,6-dicarboxylate N-succinyltransferase: protein MSQLSTIIEQAFEDRANYSAADCPTEIRQAVEQALTGLDNGTLRVAEKIDGEWVVHQWLKKAVLLSFKLNDNQPIEACDLQFYDKVATKYSGWTEEQFKAAGVRVVPPAVARRGSFQAKNVVLMPSYVNIGAYVDEGTMVDTWATVGSCAQIGKNVHLSGGVGIGGVLEPLQANPTIIEDNCFIGARSEIVEGVIVEEGSVISMGVFIGQSTKIFDRETGEIHYGRVPAGSVVVAGSLPSKCGTYSLYAAIIVKKVDAKTRAKTSLNDLLRAD from the coding sequence ATGTCTCAGCTTTCTACAATCATCGAGCAAGCCTTTGAAGACCGTGCAAACTATAGTGCAGCAGATTGCCCTACTGAAATTCGTCAAGCTGTTGAACAAGCATTAACGGGTTTAGACAATGGTACACTTCGTGTCGCTGAAAAAATCGATGGTGAGTGGGTTGTTCACCAATGGCTAAAAAAAGCTGTTTTACTTTCATTCAAACTGAATGACAACCAGCCAATCGAAGCATGTGATCTACAGTTTTATGACAAGGTTGCAACAAAATATTCAGGTTGGACTGAAGAACAATTTAAAGCTGCTGGTGTACGTGTTGTACCACCTGCTGTTGCTCGTCGTGGTAGCTTCCAAGCGAAAAATGTCGTATTGATGCCATCGTATGTCAATATTGGTGCTTATGTAGATGAAGGTACCATGGTTGATACATGGGCAACTGTGGGTTCATGTGCTCAAATCGGTAAAAACGTTCATTTATCTGGTGGCGTTGGTATCGGTGGCGTACTCGAACCATTACAAGCAAATCCAACGATTATTGAAGACAACTGCTTCATCGGTGCTCGTTCAGAAATCGTTGAAGGTGTGATTGTTGAAGAAGGTTCAGTGATTTCAATGGGTGTCTTCATTGGTCAATCAACTAAAATCTTTGATCGTGAAACTGGTGAAATCCACTATGGTCGCGTACCAGCAGGTTCAGTCGTTGTTGCAGGTAGCCTTCCATCAAAATGTGGTACTTACAGCCTTTACGCTGCAATTATCGTGAAAAAAGTTGATGCGAAAACACGTGCAAAAACTAGCTTGAACGATTTATTACGCGCAGACTAA
- a CDS encoding enoyl-CoA hydratase-related protein produces MTLSCIQQPHQHLQANLEDGVLTLAINRSEAKNALYGELYLWIAQAFDEADASKDVRVVIFRGAEQDFTAGNDMKDFMSFIQKPHEGKAGDQPPFVLLKAAARFSKPLIIAVKGVAIGIGVTILLHADIVFSDNTALFQIPFVSLGLSPEGAASRLLVKQAGYQKAAELLFTAKKFDAETAVKANLVNEIVEDVYATAQKTAQHLAALPLASIKQTKALMKQDLAEIIACVDDEAEIFMQRVRSPEMMEAVQAFMQKRKPDFSQFN; encoded by the coding sequence ATGACGCTTAGCTGTATTCAACAACCTCATCAACATTTGCAAGCAAATTTAGAAGATGGCGTACTCACCTTAGCCATTAACCGCTCAGAAGCAAAAAATGCACTTTATGGTGAACTTTACCTCTGGATCGCACAAGCTTTTGATGAAGCTGACGCGAGTAAAGATGTTCGTGTCGTCATTTTCCGTGGTGCAGAACAAGACTTTACTGCGGGTAATGACATGAAAGACTTCATGAGCTTCATCCAAAAGCCACATGAAGGCAAAGCAGGTGATCAACCACCATTTGTATTATTAAAAGCAGCAGCACGTTTTTCTAAGCCATTAATTATTGCGGTGAAAGGTGTTGCGATTGGTATCGGTGTGACCATCTTATTACATGCTGATATCGTATTTTCAGACAATACTGCCCTGTTCCAAATTCCATTCGTAAGCCTTGGTCTTTCTCCAGAAGGCGCTGCAAGTCGCTTACTGGTGAAACAAGCAGGCTATCAAAAAGCAGCTGAATTGTTATTCACAGCGAAAAAATTTGATGCAGAAACTGCTGTCAAAGCAAACTTAGTCAATGAAATTGTTGAAGACGTTTATGCAACAGCCCAAAAAACAGCTCAACACTTAGCAGCTTTACCACTCGCATCAATCAAGCAAACCAAAGCACTGATGAAACAAGATTTAGCTGAAATCATCGCTTGTGTAGATGATGAAGCTGAGATCTTTATGCAACGTGTACGCTCGCCTGAAATGATGGAAGCGGTACAAGCATTCATGCAAAAGCGCAAACCTGATTTTTCTCAGTTCAATTAA
- a CDS encoding glyoxalase superfamily protein, producing MQSGSITPIFRIFDIELAQSFYLDYLGFQIDWQHTFGDNFPVYLQISKDDCIIHLTEHFGDASPHSAIRIYWENLTLLHTELEAKHYQFAKPQIEKTDWETLELSMTDPFSNRLIFWEDA from the coding sequence ATGCAATCTGGTTCAATCACCCCTATTTTCCGTATTTTTGATATTGAACTCGCACAATCATTTTATCTTGACTACTTAGGCTTTCAAATCGACTGGCAACACACATTTGGAGATAACTTCCCTGTTTATCTACAAATTTCCAAAGATGATTGCATCATCCACCTAACAGAACATTTTGGTGATGCGAGTCCACATAGCGCAATTCGTATTTACTGGGAAAATCTTACTTTGTTACATACTGAACTTGAGGCAAAGCACTATCAATTTGCTAAACCTCAAATCGAAAAAACAGACTGGGAAACATTAGAACTCAGTATGACTGATCCTTTTTCAAATCGACTGATCTTTTGGGAAGATGCTTAA
- a CDS encoding sulfate/molybdate ABC transporter ATP-binding protein, giving the protein MSIQVKNIEKHFGAFHALKNISLDFPEGELVALLGPSGCGKTTLLRIIAGLESADHGQVLLEGEDATNIHVRERQVGFVFQHYALFRHMTVFDNIAFGLRVRPRATRPSEAEIKKRVTRLLDLVQLGFLADRYPAQLSGGQRQRIALARALAVEPRVLLLDEPFGALDAKVRKELRRWLRTLHDELHITSIFVTHDQEEALEVADQIIVMNKGDVEQIGSPREVYEKPATPFVFDFLGQANRFEGEHTGGIIRIGDDRIQLPTSLEAPQGKVIAFARPNELHIHTRPQENTIEATFIREVWIAGKVIAELQDRSGRTIEILLSVEEANLHQFRPNQTVWISAAQLHLFADQTTQVA; this is encoded by the coding sequence ATGAGTATTCAAGTTAAAAATATTGAAAAACACTTCGGTGCATTCCATGCACTCAAAAATATCTCTTTAGACTTTCCTGAAGGTGAATTAGTTGCTTTGCTTGGACCTTCAGGCTGTGGAAAAACAACATTATTACGCATCATTGCGGGTTTAGAATCTGCTGATCATGGTCAGGTTCTTCTTGAAGGTGAAGATGCGACCAATATCCATGTTCGTGAACGTCAAGTCGGTTTTGTATTTCAGCACTATGCATTATTTCGCCATATGACTGTGTTTGATAATATTGCTTTTGGTTTACGCGTTCGCCCACGTGCAACTCGTCCATCAGAAGCCGAAATTAAAAAACGTGTCACGCGCTTATTAGATTTGGTTCAACTGGGTTTCTTAGCTGATCGTTACCCTGCTCAACTTTCAGGTGGACAACGTCAACGTATTGCACTAGCACGCGCCCTTGCCGTAGAACCACGTGTTTTATTACTCGATGAACCGTTTGGTGCACTTGATGCCAAAGTTCGTAAAGAACTACGTCGTTGGTTACGAACCTTACATGATGAACTACACATCACATCAATTTTTGTTACCCATGACCAAGAAGAAGCCTTAGAAGTTGCGGATCAAATCATCGTCATGAACAAAGGTGATGTTGAACAAATCGGTTCACCTCGTGAAGTGTATGAAAAACCTGCAACCCCCTTTGTTTTTGATTTCTTAGGTCAAGCAAATCGTTTTGAAGGTGAACATACAGGCGGTATTATCCGTATCGGTGATGATCGCATTCAATTACCGACATCATTGGAAGCACCGCAAGGAAAAGTGATTGCATTTGCACGACCAAATGAATTACATATTCATACCCGACCTCAAGAGAATACGATTGAGGCAACGTTTATACGTGAGGTCTGGATTGCGGGCAAAGTCATTGCGGAATTACAAGATCGCAGTGGGCGTACCATTGAGATTTTACTTAGTGTAGAAGAAGCAAATTTACATCAATTTAGACCAAATCAAACCGTCTGGATTAGTGCGGCTCAACTTCATTTATTTGCAGACCAAACGACTCAAGTTGCTTAG
- a CDS encoding nicotinate-nicotinamide nucleotide adenylyltransferase: MYTFDYLVFIGRFQPFHLAHLQTIEIALQQSQHVVLALGSAQSERNIKNPFLATEREQMILSNFSEADQKRIHFVHVIDVYNDEKWVKQVKTLVNQVVQPNAKVGLIGHFKDESSYYLALFPEWEMVELDSLKDSISATPMREAYYRGEIQTEFFPKGTIEFLTEFKNTKVYAELQRKYLASDKSNLNECF, from the coding sequence ATGTACACATTTGACTATCTTGTTTTTATTGGACGCTTTCAGCCCTTTCATTTAGCGCATCTACAAACGATTGAAATTGCGTTACAACAGAGTCAACATGTAGTCTTAGCATTGGGTTCTGCGCAATCAGAACGGAATATCAAAAATCCATTTTTAGCCACTGAACGTGAGCAAATGATTCTGTCCAATTTTTCTGAGGCGGATCAAAAGCGCATCCATTTTGTGCATGTGATTGATGTTTATAACGATGAAAAATGGGTCAAACAAGTCAAAACATTGGTCAATCAAGTGGTTCAGCCAAATGCAAAAGTAGGTTTGATCGGTCATTTCAAAGATGAATCTTCGTATTATTTAGCTTTATTTCCAGAATGGGAAATGGTTGAGTTGGATAGTTTAAAAGATTCGATTTCAGCTACGCCTATGCGAGAAGCCTATTATCGGGGAGAGATTCAAACCGAATTTTTCCCAAAAGGTACGATTGAATTTCTGACTGAATTTAAAAATACAAAAGTCTATGCGGAATTGCAGCGTAAATATCTTGCGAGTGATAAAAGTAATTTAAATGAGTGTTTTTAA